Proteins encoded by one window of Polyodon spathula isolate WHYD16114869_AA chromosome 16, ASM1765450v1, whole genome shotgun sequence:
- the LOC121328507 gene encoding G-protein coupled receptor 22-like, with protein METDSYRGLLETSDGFDPESGGWYLPYPLWLQVSLSGFLMLEIVLGFSSNLTVLVLYCMQSSLVDSVSNTVTMNLHVLDIIVCVVCAPLTIVVILLPLEQNAALLCCFHEACVTFTSIATAVNVLVISMDRYDISVRPANRVLTPPRAALLLACVWAVSLAVFFIPFLEVRFFGDPGEGGSSEAAWENRTLLCLSGAGGRWQADYHRELGMYYHLLLQIPMFFVAMAVMLVTYYKILQALNIKIGSHFKRSQRRKNAGSSGSCANSSSNKKKKRKSSAPMLAAPSESKLLTQPPPLIPGSTPQPPVSQMGVQASVSVIIALRRAVKRHRDRRERQKRVFRMSLIIISTFLGCWAPISVVNLLILCLGPSDRLVTVRICFLALAYGSTIFHPLLYAFTRQKLRKVLKSKVRKRVVSLLQVDPAPSGTVIHNSWVEPKKGGRKPRLECSDATDRCLTEAVRE; from the coding sequence ATGGAGACGGACAGCTACAGGGGGCTCCTGGAGACCAGCGACGGCTTCGACCCAGAGTCGGGGGGCTGGTACCTGCCCTACCCGCTGTGGCTCCAGGTCTCCCTCTCAGGCTTCCTGATGCTGGAGATTGTGCTGGGCTTCAGCAGCAACCTGACAGTGCTGGTGCTGTACTGCATGCAGTCCAGCCTGGTGGACTCGGTCAGCAACACGGTGACCATGAACCTGCACGTGCTGGACATCatcgtgtgtgtggtgtgcgcgCCGCTCACCATCGTGGTCATCCTGCTGCCACTGGAGCAAAATGCAGCCCTGCTGTGCTGCTTCCACGAGGCCTGCGTCACCTTCACCAGCATCGCCACGGCCGTCAATGTGCTGGTCATCAGCATGGACCGCTACGACATCTCTGTGCGGCCTGCCAACCGTGTCCTGACCCCTCCCCGCGCCGCCCTGCTGCTAGCCTGCGTGTGGGCTGTCTCCTTGGCTGTCTTCTTCATCCCCTTCCTGGAGGTGCGCTTTTTCGGAGACCCGGGTGAGGGGGGCAGCAGCGAAGCGGCCTGGGAGAACCGCACCCTGCTGTGCCTGAGCGGGGCTGGAGGGAGGTGGCAAGCAGACTATCACAGGGAGCTGGGCATGTACTACCACCTGCTCCTCCAGATCCCCATGTTCTTCGTGGCCATGGCAGTCATGCTGGTCACCTACTATAAAATCCTGCAGGCACTCAACATCAAGATCGGCTCGCATTTTAAGAGGAGCCAGCGGCGCAAGAACGCCGGGAGCAGCGGGAGCTGcgccaacagcagcagcaacaagaagaagaaaaggaaATCTTCCGCCCCGATGCTGGCTGCACCCAGCGAGTCCAAACTCCTGACCCAGCCCCCTCCCCTCATCCCCGGCTCCACCCCCCAGCCCCCCGTCTCTCAGATGGGGGTCCAGGCTTCCGTCTCAGTTATCATCGCCCTGCGGAGGGCGGTGAAGCGGCACCGGGACCGCCGCGAGCGCCAGAAGAGGGTGTTCCGGATGTCTCTGATCATCATCTCCACGTTCCTGGGCTGCTGGGCTCCCATCTCAGTGGTGAACCTGCTGATCCTGTGCCTGGGCCCCAGCGACAGGCTGGTGACGGTGCGGATCTGCTTCCTCGCCCTGGCGTACGGCTCCACCATCTTCCACCCGCTGCTCTACGCCTTCACCCGGCAGAAGCTGCGCAAGGTACTGAAGAGCAAGGTGCGGAAGCGCGTGGTGTCGCTGCTGCAGGTCGACCCAGCTCCCAGTGGCACCGTGATCCACAACTCCTGGGTGGAGCCCAAGAAGGGGGGCCGCAAGCCCAGGCTGGAGTGCAGTGACGCCACAGACCGCTGCCTCACCGAGGCTGTCAGGGAGTGA